One part of the Sulfolobus tengchongensis genome encodes these proteins:
- a CDS encoding 30S ribosomal protein S3ae, whose amino-acid sequence MSAKGGAIKDKWKMKRWYNIIAPKVFGEVPLGSTPAYDVNQTIGRRVETTLYDLTGDFSQVYVHLYFKIIENNGDRLVTRFAGHELSRDYLRSLIRRKSSKINSIIDVTTKDGYVIRVKGLVLTTYKCHQSQKTAIRKIINDIVSKKASELTFDDFVQEVVFGRLANEIFEAAKKIYPLRKAEIEKTKVLKVPENLGKQIESSTVSSG is encoded by the coding sequence ATGTCAGCTAAAGGAGGAGCAATCAAAGACAAGTGGAAAATGAAAAGATGGTACAACATAATAGCACCTAAAGTTTTCGGAGAAGTACCTCTAGGTTCCACTCCAGCTTATGATGTAAACCAGACTATCGGAAGAAGAGTTGAGACAACCTTATATGATCTAACTGGAGATTTCAGTCAAGTTTATGTTCATCTTTACTTTAAAATTATAGAAAATAATGGAGATAGATTAGTTACTAGATTCGCGGGACATGAACTTTCAAGAGATTATTTAAGATCGTTAATTCGAAGAAAGAGCTCTAAAATAAACAGTATAATTGACGTAACAACTAAAGACGGTTACGTGATAAGAGTTAAGGGGTTAGTATTAACTACATATAAGTGTCATCAATCTCAAAAGACAGCAATTAGGAAAATAATAAATGATATAGTATCTAAAAAGGCGAGTGAACTTACTTTTGATGATTTCGTGCAAGAAGTCGTATTTGGTAGATTAGCCAATGAGATATTTGAAGCAGCTAAGAAGATATATCCTTTAAGGAAAGCGGAAATAGAAAAAACTAAAGTTCTTAAAGTACCAGAAAATTTAGGTAAACAGATTGAAAGCAGTACTGTTAGCAGCGGGTAA